One Mus musculus strain C57BL/6J chromosome 2, GRCm38.p6 C57BL/6J genomic window, CCCAGCAGTCTCCCAACAGCCATTAGAAAGGGCAGGAGTTTGGCAAGAGGGGGAAGGGTGCTCAGTGCTAGCCACAAAGGGTTCTTGGGCTCTGGGTGACCAAATGGTTAGACCTGAAGGAAGGTGGTTTTCTGGTGAACCAGGGGCCTGTGTCTCAGATACTCACTTCTCCTCCACAGCATCAAGGATCTCTGGAGGTGCTGCAGATAAAAGGAAAGGGGATGCTAAGAGCCTggctccccctttctccctcccagcccCAGCAACGCAGCTTACCATGATCCAGCAGATAGCGGACCACTTCCTTACTGCCAGTGCTGACCGCGTGGTGCAAGAGCGTGCGGCTCTTCTGGTCACGGTGCATGAGGTCACCTCCTGCTCGGTGTAGCTCCTGGAGCTAAGGGCAGTGGGCAGGGTAGAGCAGGGCTGGATCACCCACCCTTCACAGGCATGGACCCAGGCACAGGCTCACTTAAGTTACTCCTTAGGCACTTCTGAGGCTTTGGTTTTTTGGTCTTTTTCTGTAGTCTTGACTGTCCTCAACTAGGTAGAcaaggttagcctcaaactcacagggaccctactgcttctgcctcctaagtgctggattaAACGTGTGCGCCCCCACACCTGGCTTCTGAGGGTGTTTTTGGAGTCATTAGAGGCATAAGTCTTGTCATCCTATGAATGAGGGACTCCCCCAAATGCACAGCCAACCAAGCCAGAGAGCCCATAGTTCCTTTAAGACCGACCCCCTTCCAAGTACAAGGGACAGGGGACAGGCAAACTGTATTAAGTAGTCCCTAGTCGGAAGCCACCTAGACAGGGCAGCACCATAGAGGACCAGCTGATGACAGATGACAAGGGCCCAATCCCTCCCTGGGTGAGGGCCTCCAGAGGCAAGGCCAAGCTTTGACTAGTAGTACCTTGCAGCAGTCATTCCTCTTGGCTGCTTCAATCAGTTCTTCACCTGCACAGAAGAGCTGCCCATCAACCCTGAGGTCAGAGGCTGAACATGGGTTGATGTGTGAACAATGTGGGGCGTGTATGTCAAAGGCTGGGCTTGTGCAGGAAAGCGATCCCACGGGACTCAATGGCTATGCGTGTGAGCTATAGTGAACCCTGACCCCCCACTGAGCCTCCCACATATGACCAGGGAAAGCAGCAGGGCTTTAGGGGAAGAGGCCTCACCTTGGGGCAGTGCAGTGTCCCCCTGCATTGACCTGTGAACAGAACAGGGTGAGATGTgacccagctcagctcagctggCCTCCTTCCCTGGTACCAACCATGGTGGCCTTCATTTTTTCCAGAGTACTGAATGCCTACTGTGTATCACACACTGTAGGGTACAAGTAGGGAGCGAGCAGACAGATGGAGACCCTGGCCTCATGGGGTTCATGTCCTAGCTCGGACACAAGCCAACCAATGATCAAGGGATCTGGAAGTGCCACTAAACACAGCAGGGCAGTGTGACCAAGCGGAGGTGGACACTTTCCAACCCGCAGGTGGCATTCCTGGAAAAGATCCCTCTGAGAGGGAAAAGCCAAGCTAAGATGGAGGTGGGGAGTGTCTGAGACAATAAGGGCAAAAGTCCAGAGGATGGCCTGGGACCCCCCCAAGGAACCCGGGCTGAGGCCCTGTGGTGACAAACGGGAAATGCTGGGCTTAGAGAGGCCAGGAGGTGCAGAATGGAAGAGCTTCTAAGAGAGGGTGTTCTGAGCTGGGAGTGGCCGGTTTGGACTTGCACTTTCAGGCCTGGAGACAGTAGAATGGGGGGGTGCTCCCGCTGGTGGGGGGCACGATAGCAGAGGGACAGAGTGTGGTGCTCCTAAGTGCTCCTGCTGGTGGAAATTCCATGCCTGCAGCCAGCAGACAGGATTTAAAGCCAGGGGAGAGGTGGTTGGGGGGCTCTGGGGCTCTGGGACTCACCCgggtgtaggggagcagggggaagcagggagtggggaggtaggggtggggaggtCAGGCCGGGCTGATGCTCCCAGAAGCTCTGGGTCTAGGATGTAAATCTCGTCCTGGGCAATCTCCGTCACATAGTTGAGGTGCTCCTGTCGGGGAGGGGGTTAGAACTGAAGGTcggtccgtccgtccgtccgtccgtgcTGGGCACACGGCCCTTAGTTTCCAGTGGCGGGGGGCGGTTTGGGGACCAGAAGCAAGGCAGCAGACCTAGAGAAGCCTCTCTCAGACCAAGAACTCCCaggggaggcagcagggaggtggGTTACCCCTCTTCCCACCCCTTAGTTTCCATTATTGCTTTCCATGGTTCCCTGGCCTCTATGTGTGGCATTCACCAGCTCAACAACTACCTCCCACTGCCAAGACAGGTGATCTAGCCCCGgctattttcttctgtttccctggATAGCAATGCACTTCCAGGCCCTCCCTTCCACCCACCTAGAAAGCCTTTTCTGGCATGCCAGCTTTTTCTGTTGGCGCCATCCCTGTGCATTCCTGGAGGGTGGGGACATGTGATCCACAGCCACAGGCATGTGAGTATATTATAGCCATAGGCTGTGGTGAGCGTGCCTGGCTTGTGCCCCTAACCCCGAGGCTTGCCCACAGAGGTCTGAGTGTGTGGATGGCGAAGGCCTGCAGGGCTCACCTGGGCTCTGTCGATCCTGTAGAAGCGGCTGGCAGTGGTGGCTATAGAAGAGAGTATGAGGCTGAGTATGAGGTCTGTCCTTATCCCAGCCCAGCTCTTCTGTTAAATCAGCCCAGGTTCCCCCACCAGCAGGACGGCCTAGCCCTACCTAGAAAGGACCCTTCATGTCGGACTCACCATCCAGGAAACACCACTTGGAGGAGAGTTGGTGGCACATCGGGGACTTGGCTCCAGCCCCATCGGGCTCCTGCTGAGACAGAAGCAAAGGTCGTGGTGGGTCACAGCTAGGCTGGGAAGCTCACTgccccacctcctcctgctcccatTAGTTACCCGCTGCAGTCTCTCAATGTGGGCGCGGCAGAGCTCCAGGTCACTGTCTCCGGGGACCACCACAGTGCCCAGAGGCACAGCTACAAGACAGAGAGGCCCTCCAGCAACTGGCTGCATGTTCCTGCTGCATGGCTGCATGTCCCAGGCAGCCCAGCAGCTGCTCGCCCCTCCCTGCCCCAGCCCTGCAGCCACTCACAGGCTTCCTTGAGCTGCTCCTTGTCATAATGTAGAGCCTCGTAGTCGTGCATACTGACCCTGCTCACCTGGATCCTCAGCTGCTCAGGAACTGGCTGCTGGCTGTAGGGTGGAGCCAATGACAGGGAACTCAGCAAGGAGCCTGCCTAGCATCTGGATCCTCAGCTGGGTACTGGGCCAGGTCCTAAGAGGGgcatcctgcctccctcccaaaaCCCCTCACTTAGGATGCCAGAGGACCTAAGGGCTTATCCATGCTAACCAAGGGCTCTCACTGAGCCATATAACCAGACTACAAGTCCCTCTTTGCAGGTCAGTAAACTAAAGCTCTGGTAAGGCGGAGCCTGGGCCCGGGCCCCAGCACTGTGGCCTACACAGAACCTACTCGCTGTGCAGTGGGGCAGTACTCCGGCGCTTGGCCTTCTGCACCATAGTGGCCTGGTTGCGCAGGGCAATTCGAATCCGTGATGCTGAAAGCTTGCAGGGCTCACCGTCCACCTGCACAGGGATGGCCTTGGCAGTGGTGAGCAGCACTTCTCGGCACTGCGTCAATCGCTCGCCGTGCCCACCCACCTGCAGTGCTGCCTGTGGGCATAGGATGCTCAGGTCAGGTCAGGTGTGGGCGGGGCAAGCTCTGTTCTTTCCAGAGATGCTCTGGTGAGGGGACAAACACAAGAGGGAACCCCAGACAGAATACAGAATGGAGGGATAAGGCAAAGGTGTCAAAGACTCCCTCGTCAGATGGAATAAAAGTGTCCTCCCCTACAGCAAAAGGAGGGAGGGCAAGAGTCACTGTCCAACTGTAGAACAGAGGACACGGAACCTTCAACCAGAGGAAAGAGCAGAGGTGGCTACTCTGCTCTGGCCAGGGAAAGGAAGGGTAGAGACAACGCAGGACTAGGGCGGACCGCTCACCAAGGATGTCATGGTGAAGCCGATGACCTCCAGGTAGCCATCATCATGCCTCTGGGGCTCGAAGTCATGGTGCTCCCCGGGGTGGCCCCAGGGCATGGTGCCTGCACAGTACCTAAGGGAGGACAATTGAAGGGCTGTGGCATGGAGTCAGCAGGGTGGGACACGGGGCCCACAGGAGCCACCGCCGTACTCACCTGGGGATATTCAGAAAGACGATGCACTGCGGTTTCAGGTCCTGAATCTTGGGGGTTAGGTCCATTCCGTCACACTGCACACAGGAACAGGGAATGTTGGAAACACGTGCACCCAGGTGACCTCCCTCCTCCTGGCCCCCCAGTGGGTGTCAATCAGCACTCCTCACCACTACTCGGATGTGCTTGGCTAAGTCCTTGGAGCTGCCCATCAGGAAGTCAGAGAAGGCCGTCTGTGGAAGACAGGGGGTGTGTCATCATCTCATGACAGGGCCTTCCTTCACCACGGTATCATAGGGCTCCTGTGACTTGCATAAAGGAGGCTGGGGGCTGGCTGGCCCCAGACTCACCCCAGCATAGAACATCTTATTCCGAAAGCGGCTGTTGAACTTCTCTGGGTTGGCTTCTGGGTAGAGATCAGGGGTGGTAAAGTCAGTCAGCCTGCTGGTGCATCCCAGGCTGGGGTCGTGGGGAGACTAAGGGAGCAAAGGCCGACACTCCTGAACCTCCCACGCCTACCCTGGCCTCCCACAGCCCCTTCAGCAGGAGGGTGCTAACCTCGAGACTCATGAAATTCCAGGGTGACGTGGGCATCGAAGCCCAGGCTGAAGTAGTTGTTAAAGACATCCAGGGGCAGCTAGAAAAATGTCAAGGGGTAGAAATGACAGAGTTGTCTCACATGTGTCAACTCTTTCCAATATCAGCACCCACTGCCCTTGCTCAGCCAAACTACTTGTAGAGGCCTTTGTGTCAAGTAAAGAGTGTTTCAAAGTTCCCCCAGCACTGCTTGGGAGGCCCTGCTCTTGCAGCGGGGAAGGGAGCCAGCAGCTCCTCAGAGGGCCTGCTGGGTCCCTACAGCACTGTGCCCTCAGATGCCATGGACTGCATCAACTCCAGGAACAGGGGACTTAAGTATCGCCACTGCTTAGGATAGAACCTGGCACACTGGAGACTCTCACCAGGCATGTGccgggaggctgaggaagaagctAGCGTTCAGTGGGTACCATTCTCCTGGGATAGAAAGAGGCTGGAATGTGAAGAACTAGAAACTCACCACATTCCCAGGACCGGGTGATAGGTGTGTAGAGTCCAGCCAGGTCCTTGAATCCCTGACTCATGAACCACCCCCTTGCAGACCTGGCTGTCGTCCTGGTTGACCTACCCGGTCAGTGGCTCCATCATCTCGCTCCTCAGGCCCCGCCTCAGGGTTGGGCTCTGCTCGGAGGTCCCAACGGTCCAGCTGTACCACATTCCCCTCCTCAacatgggaaaggatctttgacACAGGCTCATCTGTGTAACCCTGGTGGGAGGAGACTAAGACTGAGCTTTCCCTGTGGTCAAAGGTTCCCTCTCCTTCCTGGCAACCCTGACCTAAAGGACACTTACCCCACCCCAGTTGAGGGTTCGGGCCAGGTCATTGCCAGTGCCCAGAGGCAGGATGGCTACAGGAGGCGGTGGTTTTAAGCGCAGCTGGTCCAGGGTGGAGAGAATCCAGCCAACCTGGAGGAGGGCAGAGCAAAGTGGGTCAGTCAGGCCTGAGATGGAGGAGCTATGTGCATCAGGCCTGAGCCCGGCTCTCAGAACTCACCGTGCCATCACCCCCGCAAGCCAGAATCCTCAAATTATGTACTTTGCGGTACATTTCCAGCCTGGGCCAGGGGAGGACAGGAATAGTCAGGAGACATGCGCCACAGTCAGAGTCTTGCAACCTCCCTGTCCCCCAGAGAATCTGATGGAGTACTCACGCTTCCCTGGGTCCTCCCTGGCTCAGATCAAAGACTTGTCGGGGATTCAGATACCACAAAAAAGACTGGATGATCTTGGCACCCTGCAGGGACAGCCGAGGGACAATGAGGAGGGGCATGAGGTGAGGAGGTATCCTATCAGAGGCATACAGGGGATTGTGGAAGCCAGATACAGTAAAGGCTGGTATGGTACAGGGTCTTCTCAGGGTCCCAGGGAAAAGCAAGGTAGAAGCTAAAGCCCCAAATTGTTGCTGAAAACAACTATGGGCAGGTGGGTATAACAAACACCAGCCACCTTCTCACTCGTGGCTCTGGGTAGAAAGAAAGCTTGTGCTTACCTGGTTGCCCCCACTCTTGGGGTTCACAAACACCAGCAGGGGTTTCATgaggggggatggggtgggtcTGATGATGAAGGGTCTCCAGCGGCCTTCCTGGGAGTCAGAGAGACTTTAATGTGCTTTCCTGGCCTATCTTATATCCTTCCCAGCATCCCCTGCCACAAATGAGAACACCCTCACAAATCTGACCTTTCATGGCCTGTCCACAAGGAACAAGAAAGCTGATCCCCCACATCCTCGGATCCCAAGAGCCCAACCCGAGCCAGGATAAATGAATAGTAAGGTCCACAGTGCCCAGACAGAGAAGATTCCCCTCCCGGTTCTCAGTTCCAACCCTCCTAGCCTGGGTCTTACCTCAGGTCCTTTCTTGCTGGACCTCCTCTTGAAGGAcgctctctttttcttcttgctgGCCTTGAGGGTGTTCTGTAAAGGAAGCAGGGATGGTAGCTAGGTGTGACTGGTAGGACCCACGGGGAAGGGGCTAAGGGGAAAGGCAGGCCTCAC contains:
- the Dgkz gene encoding diacylglycerol kinase zeta isoform X8, whose amino-acid sequence is MEPRDPSPEGRSSDSESASASSSGSERDAGPEPDKAPRRLTKRRFPGLRLFGHRKAITKSGLQHLAPPPPTPGAPCGESEEQIQSTVDWSESAVYGEHIWFETNVSGDFCYVGEQHCVAKMLPKSAPRKKCAACKIVVHTQCIKQLEKINFRCKPSFRESGSRNVREPTFVRHHWVHRRRQDGKCRHCGKGFQQKFTFHSKEIVAISCSWCKQAYHSKVSCFMMQQIEEPCSLGVHAAVVIPPTWILRARRPQNTLKASKKKKRASFKRRSSKKGPEEGRWRPFIIRPTPSPLMKPLLVFVNPKSGGNQGAKIIQSFLWYLNPRQVFDLSQGGPREALEMYRKVHNLRILACGGDGTVGWILSTLDQLRLKPPPPVAILPLGTGNDLARTLNWGGGYTDEPVSKILSHVEEGNVVQLDRWDLRAEPNPEAGPEERDDGATDRLPLDVFNNYFSLGFDAHVTLEFHESREANPEKFNSRFRNKMFYAGTAFSDFLMGSSKDLAKHIRVVCDGMDLTPKIQDLKPQCIVFLNIPRYCAGTMPWGHPGEHHDFEPQRHDDGYLEVIGFTMTSLAALQVGGHGERLTQCREVLLTTAKAIPVQVDGEPCKLSASRIRIALRNQATMVQKAKRRSTAPLHSDQQPVPEQLRIQVSRVSMHDYEALHYDKEQLKEASVPLGTVVVPGDSDLELCRAHIERLQRQEPDGAGAKSPMCHQLSSKWCFLDATTASRFYRIDRAQEHLNYVTEIAQDEIYILDPELLGASARPDLPTPTSPLPASPCSPTPGSMQGDTALPQASDLRVDGQLFCAGEELIEAAKRNDCCKLQELHRAGGDLMHRDQKSRTLLHHAVSTGSKEVVRYLLDHAPPEILDAVEENGETCLHQAAALGQRTICHYIVEAGASLMKTDLQGDTPRQRAEKAQDTELAAYLENRQHYQMIQREDQETAV
- the Dgkz gene encoding diacylglycerol kinase zeta isoform X5, whose product is MAEGPGGGGPSGDRAASGRAAAEEVVRRRCRRPEEAEVFQPWPEGSRNVAAGPLVEERFSQMHLRKQVSYRKAITKSGLQHLAPPPPTPGAPCGESEEQIQSTVDWSESAVYGEHIWFETNVSGDFCYVGEQHCVAKMLPKSAPRKKCAACKIVVHTQCIKQLEKINFRCKPSFRESGSRNVREPTFVRHHWVHRRRQDGKCRHCGKGFQQKFTFHSKEIVAISCSWCKQAYHSKVSCFMMQQIEEPCSLGVHAAVVIPPTWILRARRPQNTLKASKKKKRASFKRRSSKKGPEEGRWRPFIIRPTPSPLMKPLLVFVNPKSGGNQGAKIIQSFLWYLNPRQVFDLSQGGPREALEMYRKVHNLRILACGGDGTVGWILSTLDQLRLKPPPPVAILPLGTGNDLARTLNWGGGYTDEPVSKILSHVEEGNVVQLDRWDLRAEPNPEAGPEERDDGATDRLPLDVFNNYFSLGFDAHVTLEFHESREANPEKFNSRFRNKMFYAGTAFSDFLMGSSKDLAKHIRVVCDGMDLTPKIQDLKPQCIVFLNIPRYCAGTMPWGHPGEHHDFEPQRHDDGYLEVIGFTMTSLAALQVGGHGERLTQCREVLLTTAKAIPVQVDGEPCKLSASRIRIALRNQATMVQKAKRRSTAPLHSDQQPVPEQLRIQVSRVSMHDYEALHYDKEQLKEASVPLGTVVVPGDSDLELCRAHIERLQREPDGAGAKSPMCHQLSSKWCFLDATTASRFYRIDRAQEHLNYVTEIAQDEIYILDPELLGASARPDLPTPTSPLPASPCSPTPGSMQGDTALPQASDLRVDGQLFCAGEELIEAAKRNDCCKLQELHRAGGDLMHRDQKSRTLLHHAVSTGSKEVVRYLLDHAPPEILDAVEENGETCLHQAAALGQRTICHYIVEAGASLMKTDLQGDTPRQRAEKAQDTELAAYLENRQHYQMIQREDQETAV
- the Dgkz gene encoding diacylglycerol kinase zeta isoform 2 (isoform 2 is encoded by transcript variant 2), translated to MEPRDPSPEGRSSDSESASASSSGSERDAGPEPDKAPRRLTKRRFPGLRLFGHRKAITKSGLQHLAPPPPTPGAPCGESEEQIQSTVDWSESAVYGEHIWFETNVSGDFCYVGEQHCVAKMLPKSAPRKKCAACKIVVHTQCIKQLEKINFRCKPSFRESGSRNVREPTFVRHHWVHRRRQDGKCRHCGKGFQQKFTFHSKEIVAISCSWCKQAYHSKVSCFMMQQIEEPCSLGVHAAVVIPPTWILRARRPQNTLKASKKKKRASFKRRSSKKGPEEGRWRPFIIRPTPSPLMKPLLVFVNPKSGGNQGAKIIQSFLWYLNPRQVFDLSQGGPREALEMYRKVHNLRILACGGDGTVGWILSTLDQLRLKPPPPVAILPLGTGNDLARTLNWGGGYTDEPVSKILSHVEEGNVVQLDRWDLRAEPNPEAGPEERDDGATDRLPLDVFNNYFSLGFDAHVTLEFHESREANPEKFNSRFRNKMFYAGTAFSDFLMGSSKDLAKHIRVVCDGMDLTPKIQDLKPQCIVFLNIPRYCAGTMPWGHPGEHHDFEPQRHDDGYLEVIGFTMTSLAALQVGGHGERLTQCREVLLTTAKAIPVQVDGEPCKLSASRIRIALRNQATMVQKAKRRSTAPLHSDQQPVPEQLRIQVSRVSMHDYEALHYDKEQLKEASVPLGTVVVPGDSDLELCRAHIERLQREPDGAGAKSPMCHQLSSKWCFLDATTASRFYRIDRAQEHLNYVTEIAQDEIYILDPELLGASARPDLPTPTSPLPASPCSPTPGSMQGDTALPQGEELIEAAKRNDCCKLQELHRAGGDLMHRDQKSRTLLHHAVSTGSKEVVRYLLDHAPPEILDAVEENGETCLHQAAALGQRTICHYIVEAGASLMKTDLQGDTPRQRAEKAQDTELAAYLENRQHYQMIQREDQETAV
- the Dgkz gene encoding diacylglycerol kinase zeta isoform X13 is translated as MMQQIEEPCSLGVHAAVVIPPTWILRARRPQNTLKASKKKKRASFKRRSSKKGPEEGRWRPFIIRPTPSPLMKPLLVFVNPKSGGNQGAKIIQSFLWYLNPRQVFDLSQGGPREALEMYRKVHNLRILACGGDGTVGWILSTLDQLRLKPPPPVAILPLGTGNDLARTLNWGGGYTDEPVSKILSHVEEGNVVQLDRWDLRAEPNPEAGPEERDDGATDRLPLDVFNNYFSLGFDAHVTLEFHESREANPEKFNSRFRNKMFYAGTAFSDFLMGSSKDLAKHIRVVCDGMDLTPKIQDLKPQCIVFLNIPRYCAGTMPWGHPGEHHDFEPQRHDDGYLEVIGFTMTSLAALQVGGHGERLTQCREVLLTTAKAIPVQVDGEPCKLSASRIRIALRNQATMVQKAKRRSTAPLHSDQQPVPEQLRIQVSRVSMHDYEALHYDKEQLKEASVPLGTVVVPGDSDLELCRAHIERLQRQEPDGAGAKSPMCHQLSSKWCFLDATTASRFYRIDRAQEHLNYVTEIAQDEIYILDPELLGASARPDLPTPTSPLPASPCSPTPGSMQGDTALPQASDLRVDGQLFCAGEELIEAAKRNDCCKLQELHRAGGDLMHRDQKSRTLLHHAVSTGSKEVVRYLLDHAPPEILDAVEENGETCLHQAAALGQRTICHYIVEAGASLMKTDLQGDTPRQRAEKAQDTELAAYLENRQHYQMIQREDQETAV
- the Dgkz gene encoding diacylglycerol kinase zeta isoform X9, producing MEPRDPSPEGRSSDSESASASSSGSERDAGPEPDKAPRRLTKRRFPGLRLFGHRKAITKSGLQHLAPPPPTPGAPCGESEEQIQSTVDWSESAVYGEHIWFETNVSGDFCYVGEQHCVAKMLPKSAPRKKCAACKIVVHTQCIKQLEKINFRCKPSFRESGSRNVREPTFVRHHWVHRRRQDGKCRHCGKGFQQKFTFHSKEIVAISCSWCKQAYHSKVSCFMMQQIEEPCSLGVHAAVVIPPTWILRARRPQNTLKASKKKKRASFKRRSSKKGPEEGRWRPFIIRPTPSPLMKPLLVFVNPKSGGNQGAKIIQSFLWYLNPRQVFDLSQGGPREALEMYRKVHNLRILACGGDGTVGWILSTLDQLRLKPPPPVAILPLGTGNDLARTLNWGGGYTDEPVSKILSHVEEGNVVQLDRWDLRAEPNPEAGPEERDDGATDRLPLDVFNNYFSLGFDAHVTLEFHESREANPEKFNSRFRNKMFYAGTAFSDFLMGSSKDLAKHIRVVCDGMDLTPKIQDLKPQCIVFLNIPRYCAGTMPWGHPGEHHDFEPQRHDDGYLEVIGFTMTSLAALQVGGHGERLTQCREVLLTTAKAIPVQVDGEPCKLSASRIRIALRNQATMVQKAKRRSTAPLHSDQQPVPEQLRIQVSRVSMHDYEALHYDKEQLKEASVPLGTVVVPGDSDLELCRAHIERLQREPDGAGAKSPMCHQLSSKWCFLDATTASRFYRIDRAQEHLNYVTEIAQDEIYILDPELLGASARPDLPTPTSPLPASPCSPTPGSMQGDTALPQASDLRVDGQLFCAGEELIEAAKRNDCCKLQELHRAGGDLMHRDQKSRTLLHHAVSTGSKEVVRYLLDHAPPEILDAVEENGETCLHQAAALGQRTICHYIVEAGASLMKTDLQGDTPRQRAEKAQDTELAAYLENRQHYQMIQREDQETAV
- the Dgkz gene encoding diacylglycerol kinase zeta isoform 1 (isoform 1 is encoded by transcript variant 1); this encodes METFFRKHFQRKARGPGERQRRSSGVGLPTGKARRRSPAGQASSSLAQRRRSSAQLQGCFPSCGVGTRGASRRRSSTAPPTCNPRFMVDVVPTLQPVTVGAQLLGAPLLLAGLTSMKEEEEEEGVQEGNETAEATSDARPGTRTTPFSHQGTWPLLPMPRCLRRASSHLLPADVECGHTLWGLHGHYRRLSQRWPSGQHPGLGGRSPRASGAAACPMIPARVRPLSRRRQVALRRKSAGPQPWSTLLMKAITKSGLQHLAPPPPTPGAPCGESEEQIQSTVDWSESAVYGEHIWFETNVSGDFCYVGEQHCVAKMLPKSAPRKKCAACKIVVHTQCIKQLEKINFRCKPSFRESGSRNVREPTFVRHHWVHRRRQDGKCRHCGKGFQQKFTFHSKEIVAISCSWCKQAYHSKVSCFMMQQIEEPCSLGVHAAVVIPPTWILRARRPQNTLKASKKKKRASFKRRSSKKGPEEGRWRPFIIRPTPSPLMKPLLVFVNPKSGGNQGAKIIQSFLWYLNPRQVFDLSQGGPREALEMYRKVHNLRILACGGDGTVGWILSTLDQLRLKPPPPVAILPLGTGNDLARTLNWGGGYTDEPVSKILSHVEEGNVVQLDRWDLRAEPNPEAGPEERDDGATDRLPLDVFNNYFSLGFDAHVTLEFHESREANPEKFNSRFRNKMFYAGTAFSDFLMGSSKDLAKHIRVVCDGMDLTPKIQDLKPQCIVFLNIPRYCAGTMPWGHPGEHHDFEPQRHDDGYLEVIGFTMTSLAALQVGGHGERLTQCREVLLTTAKAIPVQVDGEPCKLSASRIRIALRNQATMVQKAKRRSTAPLHSDQQPVPEQLRIQVSRVSMHDYEALHYDKEQLKEASVPLGTVVVPGDSDLELCRAHIERLQREPDGAGAKSPMCHQLSSKWCFLDATTASRFYRIDRAQEHLNYVTEIAQDEIYILDPELLGASARPDLPTPTSPLPASPCSPTPGSMQGDTALPQGEELIEAAKRNDCCKLQELHRAGGDLMHRDQKSRTLLHHAVSTGSKEVVRYLLDHAPPEILDAVEENGETCLHQAAALGQRTICHYIVEAGASLMKTDLQGDTPRQRAEKAQDTELAAYLENRQHYQMIQREDQETAV
- the Dgkz gene encoding diacylglycerol kinase zeta isoform X6, translating into MSALGAGHSAGGGCDVAAALGPAKVLGTKEAELPGALRQMWRSRSWDVPQIPAEVPQTQKAITKSGLQHLAPPPPTPGAPCGESEEQIQSTVDWSESAVYGEHIWFETNVSGDFCYVGEQHCVAKMLPKSAPRKKCAACKIVVHTQCIKQLEKINFRCKPSFRESGSRNVREPTFVRHHWVHRRRQDGKCRHCGKGFQQKFTFHSKEIVAISCSWCKQAYHSKVSCFMMQQIEEPCSLGVHAAVVIPPTWILRARRPQNTLKASKKKKRASFKRRSSKKGPEEGRWRPFIIRPTPSPLMKPLLVFVNPKSGGNQGAKIIQSFLWYLNPRQVFDLSQGGPREALEMYRKVHNLRILACGGDGTVGWILSTLDQLRLKPPPPVAILPLGTGNDLARTLNWGGGYTDEPVSKILSHVEEGNVVQLDRWDLRAEPNPEAGPEERDDGATDRLPLDVFNNYFSLGFDAHVTLEFHESREANPEKFNSRFRNKMFYAGTAFSDFLMGSSKDLAKHIRVVCDGMDLTPKIQDLKPQCIVFLNIPRYCAGTMPWGHPGEHHDFEPQRHDDGYLEVIGFTMTSLAALQVGGHGERLTQCREVLLTTAKAIPVQVDGEPCKLSASRIRIALRNQATMVQKAKRRSTAPLHSDQQPVPEQLRIQVSRVSMHDYEALHYDKEQLKEASVPLGTVVVPGDSDLELCRAHIERLQRQEPDGAGAKSPMCHQLSSKWCFLDATTASRFYRIDRAQEHLNYVTEIAQDEIYILDPELLGASARPDLPTPTSPLPASPCSPTPGSMQGDTALPQASDLRVDGQLFCAGEELIEAAKRNDCCKLQELHRAGGDLMHRDQKSRTLLHHAVSTGSKEVVRYLLDHAPPEILDAVEENGETCLHQAAALGQRTICHYIVEAGASLMKTDLQGDTPRQRAEKAQDTELAAYLENRQHYQMIQREDQETAV
- the Dgkz gene encoding diacylglycerol kinase zeta isoform X1; its protein translation is METFFRKHFQRKARGPGERQRRSSGVGLPTGKARRRSPAGQASSSLAQRRRSSAQLQGCFPSCGVGTRGASRRRSSTAPPTCNPRFMVDVVPTLQPVTVGAQLLGAPLLLAGLTSMKEEEEEEGVQEGNETAEATSDARPGTRTTPFSHQGTWPLLPMPRCLRRASSHLLPADVECGHTLWGLHGHYRRLSQRWPSGQHPGLGGRSPRASGAAACPMIPARVRPLSRRRQVALRRKSAGPQPWSTLLMKAITKSGLQHLAPPPPTPGAPCGESEEQIQSTVDWSESAVYGEHIWFETNVSGDFCYVGEQHCVAKMLPKSAPRKKCAACKIVVHTQCIKQLEKINFRCKPSFRESGSRNVREPTFVRHHWVHRRRQDGKCRHCGKGFQQKFTFHSKEIVAISCSWCKQAYHSKVSCFMMQQIEEPCSLGVHAAVVIPPTWILRARRPQNTLKASKKKKRASFKRRSSKKGPEEGRWRPFIIRPTPSPLMKPLLVFVNPKSGGNQGAKIIQSFLWYLNPRQVFDLSQGGPREALEMYRKVHNLRILACGGDGTVGWILSTLDQLRLKPPPPVAILPLGTGNDLARTLNWGGGYTDEPVSKILSHVEEGNVVQLDRWDLRAEPNPEAGPEERDDGATDRLPLDVFNNYFSLGFDAHVTLEFHESREANPEKFNSRFRNKMFYAGTAFSDFLMGSSKDLAKHIRVVCDGMDLTPKIQDLKPQCIVFLNIPRYCAGTMPWGHPGEHHDFEPQRHDDGYLEVIGFTMTSLAALQVGGHGERLTQCREVLLTTAKAIPVQVDGEPCKLSASRIRIALRNQATMVQKAKRRSTAPLHSDQQPVPEQLRIQVSRVSMHDYEALHYDKEQLKEASVPLGTVVVPGDSDLELCRAHIERLQRQEPDGAGAKSPMCHQLSSKWCFLDATTASRFYRIDRAQEHLNYVTEIAQDEIYILDPELLGASARPDLPTPTSPLPASPCSPTPGSMQGDTALPQASDLRVDGQLFCAGEELIEAAKRNDCCKLQELHRAGGDLMHRDQKSRTLLHHAVSTGSKEVVRYLLDHAPPEILDAVEENGETCLHQAAALGQRTICHYIVEAGASLMKTDLQGDTPRQRAEKAQDTELAAYLENRQHYQMIQREDQETAV